The genomic window CCGGCGTCGGAGTAGCAGAAGTCGCCGAGCTGCCAGACGGCGTCGAGATCCTGGTGCTGGGCAATCGCCGCGAGGAAGGCGTCGAAGCGCGCGAGCGCATCGGGGGCGAGGCCGTGATGGAGATCGGTGATCAGCGCGAGCCGAGCGCCGGCGCGCGGGGCTGCGCCGACGGGAAGCCGCACGGAGAGCAGCGGCACGGCGGCGCCGGCAGCGGTGAGGAAGTCGCGGCGGGAGAGCGTCATCGAGGCCTCGGGGAGGGGAACCAACGCCCCGAATATATTCGGGGCATGCCAACCCTCCTGCTCAAGTCCGAACCCTCCGTCTACTCCTTCGACGACCTCCTGCGCGACGGCCACGCCGTCTGGGACGGAGTCGCCAATGCGCAGGCCCTCATCGTCCTCGCCGGCGCCAAGGTCGGCGACGAGGTCCTGATCTATCACTCGAACGACGGCAAGGCGATCGTCGGCCTCGCCAAGGTCACCAAGAAGGCCTATCCCGACCCGAAGCTCGCCGACCCGAAGCGGCTGGTGATCGAGATCGCCCCCGTGAAGGCGCTCCAGACCCCGGTCACCCTGGCCGACATCAAGGCGGTCCCGGGGCTGGCCGACCTGGCGCTGGTGAGGCAGAGTCGACTGAGCTGCATGTCCGTGAGTCGGGAACATCGATCCCTGCTGCGGGGGCTCGGAGTCCGATGATCGATGATCGATGATCGATGATCGATGATCGATTCTCAACTCGCAGCACCGTCCCCATCAACCGGGCCCGGGCCCGATCGATCATCGACCATCGATCATCGATCATCGGCTTCTCCCCCGAACATTCCCCGAAACCGATGTTATATTAGTCTCATGCCCGATTTCGAGGTCCAAGCCCCCTTCCAGCCTGCCGGCGACCAGCCGCGCGCCATCGCCGAGCTCACGGCGGGGCTCGTGCGGGGGGACAAATACCAGACCCTGCTGGGGGTGACCGGCAGCGGCAAAACGATGACGCTGGCGAACGTGATCGCGGCCTATCGGAAGCCGACGCTGATCCTCTCGCACAACAAGACGCTCGCCGCGCAGCTCTACGGCGAGATGAAGCAGTTCCTCCCCGGCAACGCGGTGGAGTACTTCGTCTCGTACTACGACTACTACCAGCCGGAAGCGTACGTCCCCTCGACCGACGTCTACATCGAGAAGGACGCCTCGATCAACCAGGACCTCGAGGCGCTGCGGCTCCGTGCCACGTCGTCGCTGATGGAGCGCGAGGACGTGGTGATCGTCTCGACCGTCTCGGCGATCTACGGCCTCGGCGACCCGGCGGCGTATCGCGCGCTGATGGTGAGCATCGGTGTCGGCGAGGAACGCGGCCGCGATGCCATCCTCACCGACCTGGTCGGCATCCAGTACCAGCGCAACGATGCCTCGTTCGAGCCCGGCACCTTCCGGGTGCGCGGCGACACCGTCGAGATCTTCCCGGCCTACGACGAGCAGGCGGTGCGGATCGAGCTGTGGGGCGACCAGGTCGAGAAGATCACCCGCTTCCACCCGATCTCGGGCAACGCGATTGCCCAGCTCGACCGCTGCGCCATCTATCCCGCCAAGCACTTCGTGACCCAGCGACCCACGGTTGAGAAGGCCGTCGGCCTGATCCGCGCCGAACTGCAGGGGCGGCTGCTGGAACTCCGCTCGGCAGGGAAGCTGCTCGAGGCCCAGCGGCTCGAGTCGCGCACCACCTTCGACATCGAGATGCTGCTCGAAGTCGGCACCTGCGCCGGCATCGAGAACTACTCGCGCTTCCTCTCCGGCCGCATGCCCGGCGAGCGCCCCGCCTGCCTCTTCGACTACTTCCCGCCCGAGTTCCTGGTGGTGGTCGACGAGTCGCACGTCTCGCTGTCGCAGATCAACGGAATGTTCAACGGCGACCGCGCCCGCAAGACGACGCTGGTGGAATACGGTTTCCGCCTTCCGTCGGCACTCGACAACCGGCCGCTGATGTTCGACGAGTTCCTCGCGCTCTCGCCGCAGATCATCAACGTCTCCGCGACACCAGGCGACCTCGAGCTGAAGATGAGCGGCGGCACGATCGTCGAGCAGATCATTCGGCCCACCGGGCTGATCGACCCAGAGATCGACATCCGCCCCGTGCGCGGCCAGGTCGACGACCTCCTCGGCGAGATCCGGAAGCGCGAGGCCGCGGGCGAACGCGTCCTCGTCACCACGCTCACCAAGCGGATGTCGGAGGACCTCGCCGACTACCTGCAACAGGCCGGCGTGCGCGTCCGCTATCTCCACTCCGACATCGACGCCATCGAGCGCGTCGAGATCCTGCGCGGCCTCCGCCTCGGCGACTTCGACGTCCTGATCGGCATCAACCTGCTCCGCGAAGGGCTCGACCTCCCCGAAGTCTCGCTGGTGGCGATTCTCGACGCCGACCAGGAGGGCTTCCTCCGCTCCGACCGCTCGCTGATCCAGACCTGTGGCCGCGCCGCACGGAACATCAACGGCCGGGCGATCCTCTACGCCGACCGCATCACCGGGTCGATGG from Gemmatimonadota bacterium includes these protein-coding regions:
- the uvrB gene encoding excinuclease ABC subunit UvrB is translated as MPDFEVQAPFQPAGDQPRAIAELTAGLVRGDKYQTLLGVTGSGKTMTLANVIAAYRKPTLILSHNKTLAAQLYGEMKQFLPGNAVEYFVSYYDYYQPEAYVPSTDVYIEKDASINQDLEALRLRATSSLMEREDVVIVSTVSAIYGLGDPAAYRALMVSIGVGEERGRDAILTDLVGIQYQRNDASFEPGTFRVRGDTVEIFPAYDEQAVRIELWGDQVEKITRFHPISGNAIAQLDRCAIYPAKHFVTQRPTVEKAVGLIRAELQGRLLELRSAGKLLEAQRLESRTTFDIEMLLEVGTCAGIENYSRFLSGRMPGERPACLFDYFPPEFLVVVDESHVSLSQINGMFNGDRARKTTLVEYGFRLPSALDNRPLMFDEFLALSPQIINVSATPGDLELKMSGGTIVEQIIRPTGLIDPEIDIRPVRGQVDDLLGEIRKREAAGERVLVTTLTKRMSEDLADYLQQAGVRVRYLHSDIDAIERVEILRGLRLGDFDVLIGINLLREGLDLPEVSLVAILDADQEGFLRSDRSLIQTCGRAARNINGRAILYADRITGSMERALNEMSRRREIQRAHNIAHNITPMGIVKSLDEVRLSTHVADQRNERTDRADTRAARKGAPAEPLDLHDPAQRAVAIAALEQQMRQAAANLEFELAAMLRDQLNDLRAADAPNVKRSGFRGGRR
- a CDS encoding EVE domain-containing protein; amino-acid sequence: MPTLLLKSEPSVYSFDDLLRDGHAVWDGVANAQALIVLAGAKVGDEVLIYHSNDGKAIVGLAKVTKKAYPDPKLADPKRLVIEIAPVKALQTPVTLADIKAVPGLADLALVRQSRLSCMSVSREHRSLLRGLGVR